Part of the Sodalinema gerasimenkoae IPPAS B-353 genome is shown below.
GGTACATTGTCCGCTATTCTGGGCATATTCAGAATATGGGCGATACCCCAGTCATGGGGGATGGTCAGTATTGCGGAACTCGGGGTAAATCCTTACGAGTGGAAGGCTTCCGGGTTTGGGTGGAGTCTCGTAACTAACTCGTCGAGGAGGGGGGATTGCCTCACCTAGGCCATGCCTCTCTCCTTGGAACTGACCCTCTAGAACTGGTTAAAATATGATCGTCGATGCAGGCGAGGTGCGATCGCCCAGCCGATGTTTGTTGTTTTTAGGGGATTTGCCTGTGACTTCTACCTCACCCTCAACTCGCGTTGAACTTGAACCCATTGTTGAACTCGAACCGAGTTACGTCATCCCCGTATTTCTGGTGGTACTGGCGATTCCTCTGATGATGGTGCAGATTTGGCTGGCGGCGGCGATCGCCCTGTTTGGCCTCTTCTTAATGGTCCAAGCGGCAACCATTCGCCTCGAATTTACCCAGACAGACCTGGATGTTTACCGTTCAGATTCTCTAATTCGTCGCTTTCCCTACTCCGAATGGCTCAATTGGCAGATTTTCTGGCAGCCGGTTCCCATTTTGTTCTATTTCCGGGAAGTCAATAGCATTCACTTTCTCCCGGTGTTGTTTAATGCCAAAATGCTACGCAACTGCCTCGAACAACGCTGTCCCCAATCCTCTCCCTAACCGCCGAGGCTCATTACCGTATATCTGCCTGTTTGTCAACCCCTAGGAATCGAGATGACTTTAGAGGAAAACACCCCCTACGGACCCCCCAAACCCCACCCCAACTCAGAGGACTGGGACGTTGATGCCGAGTCAGTCCCCGTTGAACCCTCTCCCTGGGAAGATGACCCCGACCCCCAGCCACAGGGAGAGATGGGGCAATCTGGGGGAACTCAAGGGGAGGAGTCTGGGCTACCCGAAGGGGCGATCGCACCCCTTGGCGAACCCCTACAAGCCGGACTCGATTCCTCCGACTCCTCCACATCAGAAGACTCCAACGCCGGCTTTTATGATGACGAAACCAGCAATTGGCAGGATGAGGACAGCAACTGGGATAACGATTCCGACGAGTATGCCGACTATGAGAGCATCTCCCATGACCCCCCTCCCGGAGATATGATCCGGGAACCCGTCAACGAGAGGGCTTGGCAGGATCATGACGACGACGACGATGACGTTAGCGCGACTCCCGTAGCCTCTGAACTGACCGAACCTGAGGAGTCCATGGCCGTCATGGTGTCACCTATCTCCGCCGCCAACGATTCCCAAGACGACTCCCAAAACAAGTCCACCCGCCCCCCCAGCGGTGAAGCTGAACCCGACAAGGAGACCTGGGACCAAGCTGAACCCGAGCCAGTCTCCCCGGCTGTCGCTCAATCCTCCCCAGCCCCAGAGTCCTCTCCCCAACCCAGTCCACCCCAACCCCCATCTGAGCCAACGGCATCCCCAGCAGTGCCGATGGAGATTGACGCTCTCGAACAGCGGGCCGAGGCCTTACGAGGGGAAATCGCCCAACTCGAAAGTGCAAAACAGCAAATGCAGCAGGCTCAAGCTGAGTTGCAACGAGATTTAGGGCGCTTAGTCCAAGAAGGGGTGAGTGAACTCAAGAAACGCAAACAAGCCCTGACGGTGGATATCGAGCGGTTAGAACGCCGCCAAGAGCGTATCCGCAAAGAAATGCAAACCTCCTTCGCTGGTGTCTCCCAAGATATCGCCGTGCGAGTTCAGGGCTTCAAAAACTATCTGGTGGGCAGTTTACAAGACTTATCCGTTGCCGCCGAACAGTTGCAAATTGAGCCGCCCCCAGCCCTCGCAGCGGCGCCTAGTTCCATGGACGAACCTCCCCGCCGTCCCCGTCGAGGGGACAGGGTAGAGCGTCGCAGCGAGGCAGCTACAAGTCCCCAGTTTAGTGAACAGGGATTCCAGGAGCAACGACGCTTGATTCGTCGAGCCTTGGATCAATATCGCAACAACCCCGACTATTATGGGCCGCCCTGGCAGTTGCGTCGCACCTTTGAACCCGTCCACGCCGAACGAGTCGCCAATTGGTTTTTCAACCAGGGCGGACGGGGGGCCATGAAGTCCACCAATAGCCGCCTCCAGAATATCCTGATTGCCTCGGCGATCGCCTCAGTGCTGCATCAGATGTACAAGCGCCGTTTACGGGTATTAGTGCTAGCCAACACCCCCGAACGTCTCGGAGAATGGCGGCGCGGCTTACAGGACTGTCTCGGCATCTCTCGGGCTGACTTTGGCCCCGATCGCGGTGTGGCTCTGTTTGAAGCCCCAGAACCCCTCGCACAACGGGCTGAGCGGTTCATGCAAGCGGGACTGATGCCCCTAATTATCGTCGATGAGTCAGAAAATCAGCTCAGTCTGGGCCTGTTGCAATTCCCGCTCTGGCTCGCCTTCGCCCCCGACCCCGAATCCACCCTTGTCCGAGACTGGTAAAACCCACCATCTCGTCCCACTCATCTCGTGCCATGGCTGAAGCCGTGGCACCCCCTCAGGTGGCTCTGCCCCCATCGCCTCTTCCCTACTGCCTCTTACCTACTGCCTACTGCCTACTGCCTACTGCCTACTGCCTGCCTGTTCCCTGTTCCCTTCTATAGTTTCAGAAGGAGACGTAACCGCCAGCCTCACGGCCCTACGCGAGAGTCCAGCCACAACTCGCCAGAAAGCCAAATTCATCCTCGCCACCGATGGCCAAACCCTCGAAGCTGAAAACCTAGCCGAAGGGGAAACCCTCGCCTGTGCCTACCCCGACTTTGCCAACTATTTTGGCTTTTTCCTCCCCCTAGCCGGAATTAACACCGTCAAGCCAATCCGGGAAAACGCCTTTGACATCAAGGCTACCAGTCGCCTCAACAAACTCTATGTTGAGCTACTCAAAGAGAAGCCGGACTGGGGGATTCAAGCGCACCAGGAAGCCTTAAACCATTTCATGGCCCGGTTGAGTTTCTGTTTCTTCGCTGAAGATACCAATATCTTCCACTTCATTTAACCTAAAGGGGCGACACCGAACGCCTAGAAAAGCTGTTTGATTTATATACAAAAATGACTCACCAAAACTCCCCAAGGAAAACGTCGAGTCAGCGCAAAACTAGAGAAAAAAAATAAAGTCTCCAAGCAGCAAAACTCCTCCTCTCTAATGACTACCCTGATTATGCCACATTTCATGCCTATTACAGTATGTTTTACTTGGCAATAGCGACTCAGGAAATTGGTAAAACTTGACATTCGTAGCGATCGCAACAACGAAATCCTAGAGCGCATCTACATTGATCGCCACTTCGTTTAAAATAAAGGGGAGACACCGAACGCCTCGAAAAGCTGTTTGATGGATACAGAAAAATGAACCGCCAAAATACTCCAGGGAACAATTCGAGTCAACGCGAAGCTAAATCGCAATACAGTCATCCACAATATAAATGCAAGTAACTCACCTCTAAATAACCATGACAGCCACCGAAAAACCCTGTCAACCGATTCAAATTCTTCGAGAAAACCAAATCCAAGAAGTCCTCGATTTCGCCGAATTTATTCAGAAAAAAATCCTCCTCTATTCAGCCTATTTCCTCTTTCACTCTGACTGGAATCCGAGGCATCGATAAACGTCCCAGACCTGCCCCCATTGATGAT
Proteins encoded:
- a CDS encoding DUF3119 family protein, which produces MIVDAGEVRSPSRCLLFLGDLPVTSTSPSTRVELEPIVELEPSYVIPVFLVVLAIPLMMVQIWLAAAIALFGLFLMVQAATIRLEFTQTDLDVYRSDSLIRRFPYSEWLNWQIFWQPVPILFYFREVNSIHFLPVLFNAKMLRNCLEQRCPQSSP
- a CDS encoding DUF2281 domain-containing protein gives rise to the protein MTATEKPCQPIQILRENQIQEVLDFAEFIQKKILLYSAYFLFHSDWNPRHR
- a CDS encoding type IIL restriction-modification enzyme MmeI, giving the protein MVSEGDVTASLTALRESPATTRQKAKFILATDGQTLEAENLAEGETLACAYPDFANYFGFFLPLAGINTVKPIRENAFDIKATSRLNKLYVELLKEKPDWGIQAHQEALNHFMARLSFCFFAEDTNIFHFI
- a CDS encoding DUF3086 domain-containing protein; the protein is MTLEENTPYGPPKPHPNSEDWDVDAESVPVEPSPWEDDPDPQPQGEMGQSGGTQGEESGLPEGAIAPLGEPLQAGLDSSDSSTSEDSNAGFYDDETSNWQDEDSNWDNDSDEYADYESISHDPPPGDMIREPVNERAWQDHDDDDDDVSATPVASELTEPEESMAVMVSPISAANDSQDDSQNKSTRPPSGEAEPDKETWDQAEPEPVSPAVAQSSPAPESSPQPSPPQPPSEPTASPAVPMEIDALEQRAEALRGEIAQLESAKQQMQQAQAELQRDLGRLVQEGVSELKKRKQALTVDIERLERRQERIRKEMQTSFAGVSQDIAVRVQGFKNYLVGSLQDLSVAAEQLQIEPPPALAAAPSSMDEPPRRPRRGDRVERRSEAATSPQFSEQGFQEQRRLIRRALDQYRNNPDYYGPPWQLRRTFEPVHAERVANWFFNQGGRGAMKSTNSRLQNILIASAIASVLHQMYKRRLRVLVLANTPERLGEWRRGLQDCLGISRADFGPDRGVALFEAPEPLAQRAERFMQAGLMPLIIVDESENQLSLGLLQFPLWLAFAPDPESTLVRDW